The Candidatus Poribacteria bacterium genomic interval GGAACCCCGATCTCGACAACCGACCGCGCACGACGTCCGGTCCCCTCAAGGGCGATTTTGTCGCGCCGGCAGAAGCAGACGACAGCGACGAACGCTCGGACGCGCTGCCCCAACAAGAGGAATTCTGGCGACCGCCGGTGCGGTTCGGTAGCGTGCCGGTCGAGAAGGAACCGCTGGGTTGGGACCGACGCCTAAAGTTTCGCAAACTCTTCCCGCAAGTCATGTTGCCGTTTCAGGTCGTCGAGCGCGTCTCGTTCGGCAATCCCGCGCTGGAACCGAACCGTTTGTTCTGGGGCGACAACCTGCACGTCATGCGCCAACTACCGAACGAGAGCATTGACCTCATCTACATTGACCCGCCGTTCTTCTCCGGTCGGCAGTACAACGTCATCTTCGGCGACCAGAACGAACTGCGCTCGTTCTCCGACATCTGGGAAGGCGGGATGCCGGGTTATCTCATCTGGTTGAATGCCCGGCTCTACGAGATGAAGCGATTGCTCAAGAAGACGGGGAGCATTTACGTTCATCTCGACTGGCACGGGGCCCCATACGTCAAAGTTGAGATGGACAAATTATTCGGATTCGAGAACTTTCAGCGGGAAATTGTCTGGGACATCAGCGTACTG includes:
- a CDS encoding site-specific DNA-methyltransferase gives rise to the protein MSDERNPDLDNRPRTTSGPLKGDFVAPAEADDSDERSDALPQQEEFWRPPVRFGSVPVEKEPLGWDRRLKFRKLFPQVMLPFQVVERVSFGNPALEPNRLFWGDNLHVMRQLPNESIDLIYIDPPFFSGRQYNVIFGDQNELRSFSDIWEGGMPGYLIWLNARLYEMKRLLKKTGSIYVHLDWHGAPYVKVEMDKLFGFENFQREIVWDISVLSRFKTRANNWIRGHDTLLFYTKGKDFIFNKQSTEHRAEYSARFNKIDKDGRRFFDGRGNRRYLDEVIEQGKAIGDVWSDIMSFQQIPTSKERIGYPTQKPEALVERVVKASCPEGGVVADFFAGGGYNTRCRATVRTTLDRLRPVARRGRHHGGSAGAWRRAVAARSHDHADTRLHGRALGR